The stretch of DNA CAGGCAGGGCGAGAGTTCCACCCGGCCGCGGCACAGCAATTCCTCGATCAGCCGCGCGCGCATCCGGTCTTCCGGGCTGCGGGCAACGCCGACGCTCGCCGACAGCTTTCCTTGCGAGGAAAACATCCGGTAGCGCCCGTTGTTCTTCTCGTTCTGGGCGATAAGGCCGGGAAAGCCGCTGATCGCGCTCGATCCGAAGCCGATCAGGACTTCGTTCGGGTCGCAGGTGAAGCCCTGGAAATTGCGCCGCAGCGTGCCCTCGCGGACCGCCTGTGCCATCGGGTCCGAGGGCAGGGCGAAATGGTCGAAACCGACCGCCTGATAGCCGTGGCCCGTGAGGAAGGCATAGCCCTGCTCGGCCATGGCGAAGCGGGCCTCGGCGCCCGGAAGGTCGCTTGCGTCGATCATCGTCTGGCGCGGGACCATGTGCGGGACATGGGCATAGCCGAACACCGCCACCCGGTCCGCGCCCATGCGGCGGGTCTTTTCGAGGCTGTCGCCAAGGTCGCCGCGGGTCTGGCCGGGCAGGCCGTACATGAGGTCGAAATTCATGGAGGTGACGCCGCCCGAACGCAGCCAGTCGACACTGCGGGCAATGAGGGCATCGTCCTGCTCGCGCCCGATCGCCTTCTGCAGGCGCGGGGCGAAGGTCTGCACCCCCATGCTCGCCCGCGTCACGCCGACCTCGCCCAGAGTGTGCCCCCATTCCTTGGTCATGGTGCGCGGGTCGAGCTCGATCGACCAGTCGGGATCGTCGAGCGGGAGGTGGCGGTGGAGCGCGGCGACGAGTTCGAGAAATTCGCGCGGCTCTATCGCATTGGGGCTGCCCCCGCCGAAAGCGATCCGCGTCACCCGCGTGCCTGCCGGAAGCAACCGGGCGACTACCGCGATCTCCTCATGCAGCGCGGCAAGGTAGCTTTCCACCCGGCTGCGCCGTCCGGAAGCGCCGGTGTTGCAGCCGCAGTAATAGCAGATCTTCTCGCAGAACGGGATGTGGAGGTAGAGCGAGATGTCGCCGCTCGCCCCCTCGATCGCGCGCTCGAGGCTGCCTTGGGGGAGGGGGCCGAAATCGGCGGCGGTCGGATAGCTCGTATAGCGCGGGACGGGCTTGGCGAGCAGGTCTGGATGATAAGGCCACATGACAGCCTTTAGAGCGGGCCGGGGCGCGGGGGTCTTTGCGCGAGATCAATTGTCTGCGCGCTGCCCCTTCTGGCGGTCCTTTTCACGGCAGGTCGCGGCATGGCAGCCCTTGGGATCGCACTCGCGCTGCGGCCGTTCGCCGTCGCCCAGCGGAATGGTGATCGTCCCACCGCCGCACAGCGCGACAGACAGGGTTTCGGCTTCCTGCGGGGCGGGGCCGGTAGCCAGCGGGACCAGCGCGGCGAAGGCCAAAGCCGCGCCGTTCATTCCCCGTCCTCGCGCCAGTCGTCCTTTTCGTCGTCGATCAGGATGCGGTTCGCCGCCCCGTCGAGATCGTCGTACTGCCCGTTCCTCATGCTCCAAAGGAAGGCGGCAAGGCCAAGCAGTCCCATGCCGAGCGCGATCGGGATAAGGAAGGAAAGCCCGGTCATGCCGCGTTACCCGCCGACCGGGCGAGTCGCAGCGAATTGGCGACCACGACGAGCGAGGACAGCGACATGGCGATGGCCGCGATGAGCGGGGTGACGTAGCCGAACAGGGCAAGCGGGATCGCCAGCAGGTTGTAGCCGATCGCAAAGACGAAGTTCTGCCGCACGATCCGCATGGTCGCGCGCGCGACCCAGATGGCGAGCGCGACGGGCATGAGCCTTTCGCCGATGAACACCGCGTCGGCCGCCTGCTGGCTCGCGTCCGAGGCCGTGCCCGGCGCGATCGAGGCATGGGCGGCGGCGAGTGCGGGGCCGTCATTGAGACCGTCGCCCACCATCAGCGGGCGGCGGCCTGCCTCGCGCAGGGCTTCCAGCGCGGCGAGCTTGTCCTGTGGGCTCGCGGCGGCGCGCGCCTCGAGGCCGAGTTCGCGCGCGACCTTCGTGACCGCCTCTTCGCGGTCGCCCGACAGGATGGTCGCGCCAAGTCCGGCCTTGCCTAGCGCGGCGAGGGTGTCGGCGGTGTCGGGGCGCAGCGGGTCGGCGAAAGTGAGCGTGACCGTGCGCTCGCCAACGCGCAGGCGGGTCGCGAGCAGCGCGGCCGCGTCCTCGGCCCGTTCGAGTGCGACGGGCACGCCGCCCCATTCGCCTGCAAGGCCGATCCCGCTTTCCTCGCGCAGATTGTCGACCGGCGCTGGCTCGACCCCTTCGGCCCGCAGCGCATCGGCAAGCCCGCGGCTCAGGGGATGGCGGCTCGCCTGCGCGAGGCCGAGCGCGACCGCGCGGTCCTCGGCGGACAAGCCGGAAATGTCCGGGCGGGGCTCGCCCAGCGTCAGCGTTCCGGTCTTGTCGAACAGCGCGATGTCGCATTCGGCGAGGCGTTCCAGCGCGCTCCCGTCCTTGACCAGCAACCCGCGCTTGAGCAGCGCGCCGGAGGCCACGACCTGCGCCGCCGGGACAGCGAGGCCCATCGCGCAGGGGCAGGTGATGATGAGCACCGCGATGGCGATGACGGCGGACTGGTACCAGCCTGCGCCCGCGATCATCCAGCCGACGAAGGCGAGCGCGGCGAGCGTGTGGACGACGGGGGCATAGGCGCGGCTCGCGCGGTCTGCGATGCGGACATAGGAACTGCGCGACTGGCCCGCCTCGTCCATAAGCCGGGCGATTTCGGCGATCGCGGTGTCCTCGGCCACGCGTGTCAGGCGCACGCGGATCGGCGCGCCGAGGTTGATCGCGCCGGCATGGACTATGCTGCCCTTGCCTACCGGCTCGGGCGTGCTTTCGCCGGTGAGCATGGCGTTGTCGATGCTGGAGGAGCCTTCCTCGACCTCGCCATCGGCGGCGAGCGCTTCGCCGGCGGCGACGAGCACCAGCATCCCGGGCTCGAGGTCCTGCGCGTCCACTCTCCGGGTCGCCCCGTCGGGGCCGATCACGCTGGCAGCCTTGCCCATCCGCCCCAGCAGCGCGCCGATCCCGGCGCGGGTGCGGGTGCGCATTTCCGCATCGAGCGCGCGGCCCGCGAGCAGGAAGAAGAGCAGCATGACCGCGCTTTCGAAGAAGGCGTGCTCGCCCCCGGTCACCGTCTCGTAGATGCTCAATGCGGTCGCGAGGATCACGCCGATCGAAATCGGCACGTCCATGTTGGTGCGGCGGTAGCGCAGCGCCATGAGCGCGCTGGAGAAGAACGGGCGGCCCGAATAGGCGATGACGGGCAGGGCGATGAGCGCGGAGAGCCAGTGGAACAGCTCGCGCGTCGCGCCTTCGGCGCCCGACCAGACGCTGACCG from Erythrobacter sp. encodes:
- the hemN gene encoding oxygen-independent coproporphyrinogen III oxidase gives rise to the protein MWPYHPDLLAKPVPRYTSYPTAADFGPLPQGSLERAIEGASGDISLYLHIPFCEKICYYCGCNTGASGRRSRVESYLAALHEEIAVVARLLPAGTRVTRIAFGGGSPNAIEPREFLELVAALHRHLPLDDPDWSIELDPRTMTKEWGHTLGEVGVTRASMGVQTFAPRLQKAIGREQDDALIARSVDWLRSGGVTSMNFDLMYGLPGQTRGDLGDSLEKTRRMGADRVAVFGYAHVPHMVPRQTMIDASDLPGAEARFAMAEQGYAFLTGHGYQAVGFDHFALPSDPMAQAVREGTLRRNFQGFTCDPNEVLIGFGSSAISGFPGLIAQNEKNNGRYRMFSSQGKLSASVGVARSPEDRMRARLIEELLCRGRVELSPCLFAQAQRRLAPFTERGLARLDGLELAITQEGIPYARVIASLFDAWREAAQHKFSSAI
- the ccoS gene encoding cbb3-type cytochrome oxidase assembly protein CcoS, coding for MTGLSFLIPIALGMGLLGLAAFLWSMRNGQYDDLDGAANRILIDDEKDDWREDGE
- a CDS encoding heavy metal translocating P-type ATPase, yielding MRCAGCIAKIERELPKVEGVEAARVNFSSKRVAVHHLPGLGEERIVEALRELGFEAQPVADNPMGQEAAEKKQLMRALGVAGFGMMNVMLLSVSVWSGAEGATRELFHWLSALIALPVIAYSGRPFFSSALMALRYRRTNMDVPISIGVILATALSIYETVTGGEHAFFESAVMLLFFLLAGRALDAEMRTRTRAGIGALLGRMGKAASVIGPDGATRRVDAQDLEPGMLVLVAAGEALAADGEVEEGSSSIDNAMLTGESTPEPVGKGSIVHAGAINLGAPIRVRLTRVAEDTAIAEIARLMDEAGQSRSSYVRIADRASRAYAPVVHTLAALAFVGWMIAGAGWYQSAVIAIAVLIITCPCAMGLAVPAAQVVASGALLKRGLLVKDGSALERLAECDIALFDKTGTLTLGEPRPDISGLSAEDRAVALGLAQASRHPLSRGLADALRAEGVEPAPVDNLREESGIGLAGEWGGVPVALERAEDAAALLATRLRVGERTVTLTFADPLRPDTADTLAALGKAGLGATILSGDREEAVTKVARELGLEARAAASPQDKLAALEALREAGRRPLMVGDGLNDGPALAAAHASIAPGTASDASQQAADAVFIGERLMPVALAIWVARATMRIVRQNFVFAIGYNLLAIPLALFGYVTPLIAAIAMSLSSLVVVANSLRLARSAGNAA